GATCAGTACAAGGCCATCAGCAGCCCCTTGCTCTATGTGGTCAGCGTGTCCAGCCGGATGTGCCCCCTGCTCATGGCTGGGGTTTATCTGGTGGGAATGGCACATACTCCGATACACACAACATTAGCATTTCGCTTATGTTTCTGTGGGTCAAATGAGATTAaccatttcttctgtgatttaccTCCACTTTTCCTCCTCTCCCGCTCTGATATACAGGTAAATGAATTCAGGTAAATAGCGTTATTcactatttttggttttattgaacTGAGTACCATTTCGGAGTCCTTTTCTCTTATTATATCATCCTATCAATCTTGAAGATCCACTCTTCTGAGGGGAAGTTCAAAGCTTTCTCCATCTGCACCTCTCATTTAAATGTTGTGACAATTTTCTAGGGAACTGTACTTTTCTTGTATTTCAGGCCAAATACTTCCTACTCTCCACATCAAGACAAAATGACCTAATTGTTCTACATCCTTATGATTCCCATGTTAAATCCTCTGTTATATAGCCTACAGAACAAAGATGTGAAACAGGCcctgaaaaactggaaaataaaaggtGGTTTTAAAGGGTGTACTataaatatatagacacacatacatatgtctgttgtttttgtaaaattataTTCATGATCCAAGGGAAATGAAATTGTTTCAAATACTTTAAAGGAGTgaataactatttttaataaagtgtaatctttaaaaatactacCATTCCAAAACACAGCTTTCATTGTGTATAACAACTAATATATAGCACTTCCTTTTTGCCAAATACTTCCAGAATTTTGCAATTTTGTCGAATATCATGATTAATTCTTTcattcaaatattatttcaattaCCCTAAGATTTATTGTATATTTACTGagagaactttgagcatttaGGTCCTTTATATTCTATGATACACACTGCATTTTCTATATTAATAACTATAAGCTAGAGCTAATAGCAAGCATTAATTAACTACATAGTCAGGTAATTCCTAAGAAGCCTCAAAATCactctgaaataaaaattgaggACTATAAATCCAGCGGAGGCAAGACtatcaaaagagaaaaggcagtctcttcaataagtggtgcttggaaaattGTGTAGCCagtgtaaatgaatgaaattagaatattctctaacactgtacacaaaaataagtgcaaaatggattaaagacataaatataagatGAGGTattacaaaactcttagaggaaaacataggcataacAGTCTTTGACATTCattacagcaatattttttttgtatCCACCTCctaaggcaacagaaataaaaacaaaaataaaccaatggacCTATTTAAactaaaacaacaagaaaaacttctgcacagcaaaggatacCATAAACACAATGAAAGgacaacccatagaatgggagacaatatttgTAAACAATGTGAGCAACTAGggattaatttcaaaatttacaaacagctaaTGCAGCTcagtatataaaacaaacaatccaaacaaaaacatgcacagaagatctgaatagacatttctccaaacaaaacATACAGGtggtcaagaggcacatgaaaagattatcAACATGTGAATCATTAAAGAaacgcaaattaaaaccacaaagagacaCTATCTCACACTGGTTaaaatggccataatcaaaaagcctacaaacagtaaatgctggggagggtgccacttcatttcagttcagtcactcagtcgtgtccaactctttgtgaccccatggactgcagcacgcctggcctccatgtccatcaccaactcctggagcttactcaaactcatgtccattgccatgagatgccatccaaccatctcatcctctgtcatccccttctcctgccttcaatctttcccagcatgagggtcttttcaaatgagtcagctcttcacatcaggtggccaaagtattggagtttcagcctcaacatcagtccttccaatgaatattcaggactgatctcccttaggatggactggttggatctccttgcagtccaagggactctcaagagtcttctccaacaccacagttcaaaagcctcaattcttcggtgcccagctttctttctagtccaactctcacatgcatacatgaccactggtaaaaccatagccttgactagacggacctttgttggcagagtaatgtctctgctttttaatatgttgtctaggttggtcattgcggagaaggcaatggcaccccactccagtactcttgcctggaaaatcccatggacggaggagcctggtgggctgcagtccatggggtcgtgaagagtcggacacgactgagcaacttcactttcactttcactttcctgcattggagaaggaaatggcaacccactccagtgttcttgcctggagagtcccagggatgggagagactggtgggatgccgtgtatggggtcgcacagagtcggacacaactgaagcgacttagcagcagcagcagcaggttggtcatgttttcttccaaggagtaagcgtcttttaatttcatggctgcagtcaccatctgcagtgttttgaagcctaaaaaaataaagtcagccactgtttccactgtttttccatctatttgccatgaagtgatgggatcagatgccataatctttgtttcctaaatgttgatctttaagccaactttttcactctcctctttcactttcaccaagaggctttttagttcttcttcactttctgtcataaaggtggtgtcatctgcatatctgaggttatattatttttcctggcaatcgtgattccagcctgtgcttcatccatcccagcatttcacatgatgtactctgcatatacattaaataagcagagtgacaataaacagccttgacatactccttttcctatttggaaccagtctgttgttccatgtccagttgcttcatgacctgcatacagatttgtcaagaggcaggtcaggagagggtatggagaataGAAgaacctcctacactgttgtgggaatgtaaattggtacagccactatggagaacagtatgaagatcccttaaaaacttaaaaatggagCTAGCACATGATCCAACCATCCCCATCcagggcatatattcagagaaaactctAGTTTGAAAGGAtatgtgtacctcaatgttcattacagtgctgtttacaatagccaagacatagaagtaacctaaatgtctgttaacagatgaatggataaagacaattcagaacatatttataatggaggatttgttgctattcagtcatttagtcatgtccaaccctttgcgagcccatggactgcagcatgccaggcctccctgtccttcattatctcccagagcttgctcaaactcatgtccattgggtcgccatccaaccatctcatcctctgtcatccccttctcattctgcattcaacctttcccagcatcagggtcttttctaaagagtcagttctttgcatcgggtggccaaagtattggagtttcagctccagcatcagtccttccaatgaatattcaggactgatttcttttaggatggattgcTTTGCTcttattgcagtccaagggacttcataCCCAAAGTTTGCTCTAAGATCTTTATATCCGGTATGATTGGGCTACTTCCAAAGATACCAGAACTatgattcattggaaaatgaGTGTCCAATGATTATGATtgtcattgcaaaagaccctgatgctgggaatgattgaaagccagaggaggaggggatgacagagaatgagatggttggatggcatcaccaagtcagttcagttcagttcagatgcttagtcatgtctgactctttgcaacctcatggactgcaggatgccaggcttccctgcccatcaccaactcccagagcttactcaaactcatgtccatcgagtatatgacaacatctggtcccatcacttcatggcaaatagatgggaaatcaatggaaacagtcagagactttattttcttgggcaccaaagtgactgactccatggacatgagtttgagcaagctcctggagttggtgatggacagggaagcctggcatgctgcagtccatggggtagcatagagtcagacacgattgagtgactgaactgactcactgaaagaGTTCCGTTGCTGTCTAGAAGGGAGAATTTGGGAGGATGTAATATGAGTGAGTCTTCTGTCTCATAGAATGAATGTGGATAGTAGCaaacaaataacttttttaagaaaaattatgaactctgtttatttacaaaaatcacttgtgtaaaaagttttaaatgagtCATCTTTGCATATATGAACTTTATCAGTAGAAAATTCTGGACACAGTtacattcttatttttgttcCTCAGCCTCCACTTTAATAGACAGAAATATTACTACTATACTTAGTAGTAAATGAACATTTAGATAGTATTACCTTTTCAAATTCTTGCACTAGAAattttaggaaatgaaaaaaaaatcattaatttttccTGAGGTCttaaatgtaatataaatattcttatataaataaaatgtaattcagaaagaaaaaaatgcattatttagGAAATGTGAGGGAGTCATAAAGTCATTGAAATGCCTGTAAGTAATGTGGTAGGATGAGAATAAGACAATGTGTGGTGATGATTGTTACTAATGTTATAGCATCGTTATTCATAATggataaaaagtagaaaaaacctGAAAGTCACTTAACTGAAGAGGGGATCTGCAAAGTGTattgtatctttaaaatgaaatattattgtcCCAAAATGATGAAACAAAATACTGATAAGTGgaacaacatggatgcaacttgaaaacattattttcaaggAAAGAAGCCTGacaggaaaataaacaaataaacaaatgaacaaaacataTGAGAACAAAAAAAGGTATCACATGATTCTGTTTGTATGAGACATCCGTAATAGGAAACCACATAGAATTAGTGGTTGCTGTGGGCTAAGGAAGGAGAACTGATGGGTAGCAGGTGGGGGGTTCTTATTgaagtaatgaaaatattctggatttAGAGACTGGAGATAACTGAACAATCTTGAaagtataattaaaaaacaataaaaacaagaacTGCATACTTACATAAGAAAGAGCATATGGTCAAAGTGTAGCAATATTTCTAAATGTATTGAAGGAGACTGTTTCAAAGACAAAATGACCAAtccaaaggagctgaaaatgaCGGTGGGAGGATCTTTTTGAGTTTCATTAGGTTTCCTCTTTGACTGGACAAGGAGAAGATAGTTTCAGGGTAACTGTGAAGCACACCATACAAACAAATTGCTATTTTCTTCTACCATAGATCAATTTGGCAGCAATAGTGAGGCTTCAAAACTCAGCTTTTGCAAAGTTGTTTCTGAATTCACAGGGGAATACACAGAAGCAGAAACATAATTAATGAAATGTTTGCTAACATCAAAACCCGGGGCAGTAACTCAGGGATTTAAGTCCCCATACACCTGGTAAAATAAAAGACCATCTACTTATTATCATTTAGCTACCCAAGATCTACTCACTTCAGGTAGGTTTCCAGGTCCTATCTTAAAGAATATAAGAGGAAATAactttttgagaaagaaaaaatgtatttgtaagtGAAGCGTTTATGCCTACTTACTCAGTTAAATTAACTCTGCATTTATTTGCCAGAAATGATTTTGATTTCTCTGATTGGGAACCATCTTCCTGAACTTGTTAATAACCACAGTATGACttcttaatgattttattttcttgttggcTCACAAAAAATCTTTTACTCCTTTTATCATTGGATAAGTGTATACATGAATTGaaggtttgtttcattttgtttaaaaaataatacaaccaccacagtaaaaataaaaactttcaaattAATTCTCATGTGAAAAAACGTCGTATCTATTTAGGCTTAAGGAAGAAGTTCATTAAATGCATTCTATTCTCATATACCTCAAAAACATATACAagtcaagagggaggtgatatatttataatagtggctgagttgctttgctacatggcagaaaccaacacaacactgtaaagcagttttactccaattaaaaaaataggcatAGCAAAcacgacacacacacagatacatacacgAGAGAGGGTATGTGTCTCTCAGAAGAATTTATTGTCTCTCAtctaatttccattttataatattACAGCCCATTTAAAATCCAAACAGATGCAAATGTGTTCTATTGTTTTCAATTCCTTTTAGATCTTTTCTTTCACTCATCAAGCGACTTGATTTTTGACAACTATCTCTGCAAAGGGGTAATGAGTATTATGACAGATCAATAATAAATTACTAGGAATAAAGGCTGATAATAATACTTAAATGTTTCACTATTAAATACAACATAAAACCAGTAACAAAATAGTGATCATTATTATTAGTCAGTGACAGAGTCATTATTTCAGGAATTAATACAAATATTCTTAAGCCAATCATGTAGTGAGAAACATTAAAGCTGTAATCCCATTTTGTTTCCATGTAAATACTTTCAAGTGGAGAGAATCCTTAGCCCTGTCTACAGCTCAGCATCTCTAATACATTAGAGTCTTGTTCATATTAttttgaagaggaaaagagagatcagttcagttcagttcagtcactcagtcatgtccaactctttgcaacccaatgaattgcagcacgccaggcatccctgtccatcaccaactcccagagttcactcagactcatgtccatcgagtcagtgatgccatccagccatctcatcctctgtcatccccttctcctcctgccccctatccctcccagcatcagagtcttttccaatgagtcacctcttcgcatcaggtggccaaagtactagagttccagctttagcatcattccttccaaagaaatcccagggctgatctcttttagaatggactggttgtatctccttgcaagtccaagggactctcaagagtcttctccaacaccacaattcaaaagcatcaattcttcggcgctcagtcttcttcacagtccaactctcacatccatacgtgaccactggaaaaaccttagccttgactagacggacctttgttggcaaagtaatgtctctgcttttcaatatgctatctaggttggtcataactttccttccaaggagtaagcgtcttttaaattcatggctacagtcaccatctgcagtgattttggagcccaaaaaataaagtctgacactgtttccccatctatttcccatgaagtgatgggaccagatgccatgatctttgttttctgaatgttgagctttaagccaactttttcactctccactttcactttcatcaagaggctttttagttcctcttcactttctgccataagggtggtgtcatctgcatatctgaggttattgatatttctcccagcaaacttgattccagcttgtgtttcttccagcccagcatttctcatgatgtactctgcatataagttaaatgatcagggtgacaatatacagccttgacgtactccttttcctatttggaaccagtctaaattaattcaaatatatCCATTGAGATAAAAATATCAGACTCCGACATGACCTTGTAGGAAGTAATATGCCTCATAAATGACATAATAGATTTGGTTCAGTTTCTCAGCAGTCTATTCTAGGCAGTTTTTGTTATTGGGTAATGGATACCTGaagaagtattagtcactcagtcatgctggactctttgtgccccctagaactgtagcccaccatcctcctctgtccacagaattcttcagacaagaatactggagtgagtagccattcccttctccaagggatcttcctgactttgggatcaaacctgggtctcccatgttgcaggcagattctttattgtctgaaccaACAAAGAATCCCCAATAGATAGCTTTGCCTCTTTAAAGAGCGGGCACTTGACTGGATGCTTTTCTGAATACAAAAACACAATTATAGAAAGAAATGTGTTCTGTCTTATGATATTTTGCAGATGTGCAAAAGTGTTACCTATCCATgtatctttgttatttattttttaaaatatttttctaagagtATAGACAAGAACAAAGAGGAATGGACAGAGATAATTGCTCCTCCGTGAAtgaattcattttcttgggaaTTACTGAGAAGACTGAGAACAAAGTGACCCTATTTACCTTGTTTCTCCTTGTTTATCTCATCAGTCTTCTGGCAAATCTTGGAATGATAACCCTGATTAGGATGGACCCCCAGCtgcacacacccatgtactttttcctcagcCACCTCTCCTTCTGTGACCTCTGCTATTCCACAGCCACTGGCCCCAAGATGTTGGTGGACCTATTTGCCAAGAACAAGTCAATCTCTTTCTGTGGCTGTGCTCTGCAATTCTTGGTCTTCTGTATCTTGGCAGATTCTGAGTGTCTCCTGCTggcagtgatggcctatgaccggtaCAAGGCCGTGAGCAGCCCCTTGCTCTATGTGGTCAGCGTGTCCAGCGGGGCGTGCTCTCTGCTTGTGGCTGGGATTTACCTGGTGGGAAATGGCACCATTTGGCAGATGCTCTGATACACACGACATTAGCAATCCACTTACACTTTTGTGGGTCAAATGAGATtaaccacttcttctgtgacttACCTCCACTCTACCTTCTTTCCTGCTCTGATACACATGTCAATGGATTGacagtatttattgtttttggAGTTATTGAATTGAGCTCAATTTCAGGAGTTCCTGTCTCTTATTATTATATCATCCTTGCAGTCTCAAAGATCCATTTTGCTGAGGGGAGGTTCAAAGCTTTCTCCACCTGCACCTCCCACCTAACTGCTGTGGCAATTTTCCAGGAAACTATGCTTTTTATGTACTTTGGGCCAAGTTCACTCTACTCTTTAGATTAAGACAAAATGACCTCATTGTTTTACACCCTTATGATTCCCATGTCAAATCTTCTCATTTATAGCCTATGGAACAAGGATGTGAAAAATGCCttaggaaaactaaaaataaaaggtgGCTTCAAAGATTTAtatcacacatatgcacacacatatagtaATTACTTTTGCAAAATTATACAGTATGACACatgagaaatataattttatcaaGTTATTTAATAAATGAGTAGCTATACTAAAGTTCAGCCATAGGGAATTGTTGCAGTTTTCAAAACTTGTCATGCTTCATTGTATGTCTTGACCTTATCTATGAAACTTTCTCTGTGCAAAACTTCCTGGCTCTTcaaattctatcatttttgtgtgtatccattcattcaaacattattatttcaagtatattattatttatcaactatttaattattctttgtctgcctctaagtgctttacatttcTTGAAAAACTCATTAGTTCGTATAAAAATGGACCTTGTAATCTAGATgaataaagaaacatttattaactAACCACACATACAATTCATAATAAAGTTTAAGActttcatcaattaaaaaaacagggtTAAAAATCTAGGAACAAATGTCAAAACATAGTGTGCAGAAGAAAGGTTTTCTTGAATGGAGATATTAATTGTCAGATCCAAAAATAAATTTGGGAAGGAAATGATTCTAGGAAGATAATTTGACACTTACAGAGGTCTTGAGTTGAGCAGCTGTATACCTTTCCAGGGgattcccagtggctcagtggtaaacaatctgcctgccaatgcaagtgatGCAGGATCTCGGATTCAATCCTTGGGGCAGgtagagcccctggagtaggaaatggcaacttgctccaatactcttgcttggaaagttccatgtacagaggagcctggcaggctgtggtccctggggtcacaaagagttggatgtgactgaatacacagatgcacacatacacacagctttTTAGAATTAAGAAATCCAAAACTGAAAGCAATTTAAATTGCCTTGGTAAATTGCTTAGTTTTCCTTAATAATTAGCTATCAACTCCTGCTCTTCTTAGCTTTGATtaaatgttcctttttatagttcACAGACAACCATTTCCTTTAATCATTCTATTTGATATTGTCCTGTTTGTGAAATCATGGCCTACAGTATGAGATTGTGAACAACCTTTGCTCAAGGATTCTACATTCTGTCTGTATTATCCAAAGCACTTACCTAATGTTTGGGACACAAATGGagaacgagagagagagagagaacaaagcaaagaaaaaggaaggaataaaaagagTAGATAACATTTTTGAGTGTTTATTAGACattaataattaacaaaataaaatttaactgaaGATATAGTATGTGCCttgaatacatatatgtaataaattttaagaaagaatataaaatggctGTGAATACTAGGGTGCTTATCTATAAAGAAGATACACATCACACTAGAAGTAAAGAGCATTCATCTGTATACATTCTTAATATGTATCTATTTTGTGGGTTTCTGCTCTAGAATCTGATGCTAAAGGACTGAATCAGCATGTCTAAACAATACAGATATATTTGAAGAAGCATGTAAAAttcatgtacttatttattaCAGTTGCAAAAGTTAGAAAACCACTGTTTCTTAGATTTTCTAGCTATCATTGTAGAGTGTCTTTGTGCAAAAACATTTCAGAATGTAATTAAAGCCCAAGAAGATTCTCTGGCTTCCACAGGGGGACTTGTGAGAAACTGACCTCTTACACAGAATCACACTGGAAAGAATTTATgaagaattgtttttttaaataaaagacttcAGGGGTTTTCACCTCTGGTATGTTTTCTCAGTTTACACACAATATTTTAGAACTGTTATTTATGAGGAGAAACATGGTAGAAATCATTTTTTGAGATATATTGTccaagaaacagagaaggcaatggcagcccactccagtgctcttgcctgaaaaatcccatggacagaggagcctggtaggctgcagtccagggggtcgctaagagtcggacatgactgagcgacttcactttcacttttcactttcatgcattggagaaggaaatggcaacccactccagtgttcttgcctggagaatcccagggatgggggagcctggtgggctgccatctatggggtcgcacagagtcggacacgactgaagtgacttagcagcagtccaaGAAAATGGAGTGTTGGTGGATTGTTGCTAATTTAGAGAATATAAATGTGTAATCTGGTTAGgtaatctctctctttttgactGCCCTGTATCAGAGCATCTAAAGATTCATTTATCTACATACTGGCTGTTATTATGAGATCTAGTGGATGTGAACTAAAGGCAAGAATATTTTAAGtcctataaatggaattataaaattaaaaattgacttATTCAATTGTCTGAAGGCCTCCCACCTCAATTTACCAATATCTCCCTGGAAGGAACTTGTACATATAGATACACCTCAGCTTTTGTGACCATCCTAAggatatggtaaagaatctgcctggaatat
The window above is part of the Bos javanicus breed banteng unplaced genomic scaffold, ARS-OSU_banteng_1.0 tig00001692_1, whole genome shotgun sequence genome. Proteins encoded here:
- the LOC133243968 gene encoding olfactory receptor 5W2-like, with the protein product MDRDNCSSVNEFIFLGITEKTENKVTLFTLFLLVYLISLLANLGMITLIRMDPQLHTPMYFFLSHLSFCDLCYSTATGPKMLVDLFAKNKSISFCGCALQFLVFCILADSECLLLAVMAYDRYKAVSSPLLYVVSVSSGACSLLVAGIYLVGNGTIWQML